Proteins found in one Sardina pilchardus chromosome 3, fSarPil1.1, whole genome shotgun sequence genomic segment:
- the mrpl58 gene encoding peptidyl-tRNA hydrolase ICT1, mitochondrial isoform X2 has protein sequence MSNHYANLTLGNILSFSTVGGGNAPSWMQTANTIERRRRADNTVRVNLHAACRLSQSFPYGSSRSSDNDRDQDQSVLVDIPIVNSKAEVRFHVQTADWISAEVRTELLQRYKTRVNKAGELVVTSEVSRSQHKNLAECVQKIRHMISEASYMPPEPSEEDLALRAKRLEKRDQERLKQKKLLSALKKSRRMDFD, from the exons ATGTCAAACCATTATGCAAATCTCACATTGGGAAATATACTTTCATTTTCAACAGTTGGTGGCGGTAATGCGCCAAGTTGGATGCAAACCGCCAATACAATCGAAAGAAGAAGGAGAGCGGACAACACTGTGAGAGTGAACCTGCATGCAGCT TGTCGTCTCTCACAGAGTTTTCCGTATGGGAGCAGCAGATCCTCTGACAATGACCGTGACCAG GACCAAAGTGTGCTCGTGGATATTCCAATCG tgaacTCCAAAGCAGAGGTTCGTTTCCATGTGCAAACGGCTGATTGGATTTCAGCAGAGGTGCGCACTGAGCTCCTGCAAAGG TATAAGACTCGTGTGAACAAGGCAGGGGAACTTGTGGTCACGTCGGAGGTGAGTCGCAGCCAACACAAGAACCTGGCCGAGTGTGTGCAGAAGATTCGCCACATGATCTCAGAGGCCAGCTACATGCCTCCGGAGCCCTCCGAAGAGGACCTCGCTCTCAGGGCCAAACG GTTGGAGAAAAGAGACCAGGAGCGCTTGAAGCAGAAGAAACTTCTGTCTGCACTGAAGAAGTCACGGCGTATGGATTTTGACTGA
- the mrpl58 gene encoding peptidyl-tRNA hydrolase ICT1, mitochondrial isoform X1, producing the protein MSNHYANLTLGNILSFSTVGGGNAPSWMQTANTIERRRRADNTVRVNLHAACRLSQSFPYGSSRSSDNDRDQDQSVLVDIPIDRLKINYSRSSGPGGQHVNKVNSKAEVRFHVQTADWISAEVRTELLQRYKTRVNKAGELVVTSEVSRSQHKNLAECVQKIRHMISEASYMPPEPSEEDLALRAKRLEKRDQERLKQKKLLSALKKSRRMDFD; encoded by the exons ATGTCAAACCATTATGCAAATCTCACATTGGGAAATATACTTTCATTTTCAACAGTTGGTGGCGGTAATGCGCCAAGTTGGATGCAAACCGCCAATACAATCGAAAGAAGAAGGAGAGCGGACAACACTGTGAGAGTGAACCTGCATGCAGCT TGTCGTCTCTCACAGAGTTTTCCGTATGGGAGCAGCAGATCCTCTGACAATGACCGTGACCAG GACCAAAGTGTGCTCGTGGATATTCCAATCG ATCGCTTGAAAATTAACTATAGCCGGAGCAGTGGACCCGGTGGTCAACACGTAAACAAAG tgaacTCCAAAGCAGAGGTTCGTTTCCATGTGCAAACGGCTGATTGGATTTCAGCAGAGGTGCGCACTGAGCTCCTGCAAAGG TATAAGACTCGTGTGAACAAGGCAGGGGAACTTGTGGTCACGTCGGAGGTGAGTCGCAGCCAACACAAGAACCTGGCCGAGTGTGTGCAGAAGATTCGCCACATGATCTCAGAGGCCAGCTACATGCCTCCGGAGCCCTCCGAAGAGGACCTCGCTCTCAGGGCCAAACG GTTGGAGAAAAGAGACCAGGAGCGCTTGAAGCAGAAGAAACTTCTGTCTGCACTGAAGAAGTCACGGCGTATGGATTTTGACTGA
- the mrpl58 gene encoding peptidyl-tRNA hydrolase ICT1, mitochondrial isoform X3 — protein sequence MFLARQFGHNVSILNKTIPFQCRLSQSFPYGSSRSSDNDRDQDQSVLVDIPIDRLKINYSRSSGPGGQHVNKVNSKAEVRFHVQTADWISAEVRTELLQRYKTRVNKAGELVVTSEVSRSQHKNLAECVQKIRHMISEASYMPPEPSEEDLALRAKRLEKRDQERLKQKKLLSALKKSRRMDFD from the exons ATGTTTCTTGCGCGGCAGTTTGGGCATAATGTTTCTAttttaaacaaaacaattcCCTTCCAGTGTCGTCTCTCACAGAGTTTTCCGTATGGGAGCAGCAGATCCTCTGACAATGACCGTGACCAG GACCAAAGTGTGCTCGTGGATATTCCAATCG ATCGCTTGAAAATTAACTATAGCCGGAGCAGTGGACCCGGTGGTCAACACGTAAACAAAG tgaacTCCAAAGCAGAGGTTCGTTTCCATGTGCAAACGGCTGATTGGATTTCAGCAGAGGTGCGCACTGAGCTCCTGCAAAGG TATAAGACTCGTGTGAACAAGGCAGGGGAACTTGTGGTCACGTCGGAGGTGAGTCGCAGCCAACACAAGAACCTGGCCGAGTGTGTGCAGAAGATTCGCCACATGATCTCAGAGGCCAGCTACATGCCTCCGGAGCCCTCCGAAGAGGACCTCGCTCTCAGGGCCAAACG GTTGGAGAAAAGAGACCAGGAGCGCTTGAAGCAGAAGAAACTTCTGTCTGCACTGAAGAAGTCACGGCGTATGGATTTTGACTGA